The following nucleotide sequence is from Pasteurella multocida.
GGCTAAATAAATCATCCTTTAGAATGCGTTCATTTTTACGCTCGTTCTCACACAATACGCTTACATATGATTGTTAAAAAAATGTTGCATTTGTTATTTTTGTGTGTATAATCCGACACATACCCTAAAAAGTATGACTCCAAATATATTTTCGCCCTTTCGTCTTTCTTGAAAGGGCTTTTTTTTTGTCCAAAATCATCTCAATTCGATACTAAACAACAAAATCTGGATTTTTCCTTGTGCAAGAGCGGAATTCACACTAGACTTACGCCCACGATTTTTTAGATAACTTTTTATAACCCTATTTATGCGTGTTTCTGACTTTTATTTTGATTTACCCGATGAGCTGATTGCTCGTTACCCAAAACCGGATCGCACCGCTAGTCGCTTATTACAACTTAACGGCGAAAATGGTGAGATTACCCACCGCACTTTTGCTGATATCCTTGATCAAATTCATGAAGGCGACTTATTAATTTTTAATAACACGCGCGTGATTCCTGCAAGGATGTTTGGACGTAAAGCCAGTGGCGGTAAGGTGGAAGTGTTGGTCGAGCGGATTTTATCCGACACACGCTTTTTAGCCCATGTGCGCTCCTCAAAAGCACCGAAAGAAGGGGCAGAACTGTGGTTAGGCGAAGATAAGTTAGGTGAACATCATGGTGTCAAAATGATCATGGTTGCGCGCCATGATACCTTATTTGAATTAGAAATCGCGCAAAAACAGACCGCACTTTTAGACGTGTTACAGCAAATTGGGCATATGCCATTGCCCCCTTATATTGATCGCCCTGACGAAGAAGCGGATAAAGAACGTTATCAAACCGTTTATAACAAAGTCCCTGGCGCGGTTGCGGCACCAACTGCCGGCTTGCATTTTGACGATGCTTTATTAGCACAACTCAAAGCCAAAGGGGTTAACTTTGCTTTTGTGACTTTACATGTTGGCGCAGGCACATTTCAACCGGTGCGCGTCGAGCAGATTGAAGATCACAAAATGCACGCAGAATATGTGGAAGTACCACAAGAAGTGTGTGACGCGATTATTGCCACGAAACAAGCAGGCAAACGTGTGATTGCTGTGGGCACCACTTCAGTTCGTTCCGTCGAGAGTGCAGCATTAGCGACGGAAGAAAAAGGCGAACATGCCTTAATTACGCCTTATTTTTCCGATACGTCAATTTTTATTTATCCAAGCAAAAGCTTCCGCGTGGTGGATTGTTTAATTACGAACTTCCACTTACCAGAAAGTACACTGATTATGCTGGTTTCCGCTTTTGCTGGCTATCGCCATACTATGCATGCGTACCAAAGTGCGGTCGAAAATCGCTATCGTTTTTTTAGTTATGGCGACGCGATGTTTATCAGCAAAAATCCTCACGTTAATGGGCTTGACTGATGATCTTTGTGTTTGATTTAGACGGCACGATTTGCTTTGACGGCAAACAGATTCCACTCGACATTCAACACGCTCTTGAACAGCTGATGCAAAAAGATCATCAGCTGATTTTTGCCTCGGCACGCCCTATTCGCGATCTTCTCCCCTTACTTAACCCCAAACTCCAACAGGCTATGTTGATTGGGGGGAATGGTGCGATTACCCAAGTCAATAAACAAATTACCGCCCAACAACCAATTTCTAGTGCTGTTTTTACACAAATCAAGCAATGGATTGAGGAATTTGATTTAGATTATTTGGCTGATGACCTCTGGGATTACAGTAAACGTCTTCGCCAACCGCATAGTATCGAACATAAAATAGATCCTGCGAAATTGGCTCAAAATCGACCGCTCTCGGCAATACAACATCCGATCAAAACCATTTTACTTAACCTGACTCAGACACAATTTCTTTTCCTCAAACAACAGTTGACACACTTAGAGGTCAATCTCATTGAGCATAGCGAAGAAAATGGGCGATTTAATCTGGATATTACTGCTAAACACATCAATAAATACTATACCCTCACCACTTATATCGGGCAGGCTAAATACGTTGCTTTTGGCAACGATATGAATGACATCGAATTATTACAACATGCTGATTATTCAGTCTGTGTCGGTGACTTCGCGCCCTTACGCAAACTTGCAAACACACATCTTTTTGCTAACCCCGCTGACATTGCGCAAAAAATTAAACAATTAATCGGATAGCGCAATATTCGACTTATCTTATTAAATGGAGATTAATTATGGATTTAATTATTGGCTTAATTGCCGTTATTCTCGTTGGTTATTACATTGTCAAAGGCTATTCTGCCACTGGCGTGTTAATGACCGTCGGTTTATTGTTATTGCTTTGTAGTGTGTTATTAGACAAAGCCATTCTGCCGAACAGTGTCAAATCAACGGGTAGTCTCTACCTCGATGTGTTTGAATATGTCAAATACCTTTTAATGAATCGTGGGGGCAACCTTGGTATGCTGATTATGGTGTTGTGTGGTTTTGCGGCTTACATGACTCATATAGGGGCAAACGACATGGTAGTAAAACTCGCCTCCCAACCGCTCAAATACATCAAATCCCCTTATCTCTTAATGATTGTTGCTTATTTTCTTGCCTGTTTAATGTCATTAGCCGTTCCTTCTGCAACGGGATTAGGGGTCTTATTAATGGCAACACTGTTTCCTATCATGGTCAATGTGGGTATTTCACGCGGTGCCGCCGCCTCTATTTGTGCCTCCCCTGCCGCCATTATTCTGTCGCCCACTTCTGGTGATGTCGTACTTGCGGCAGAAGTATCAAAAATGCCATTGTTAGATTTTGCTTTTCATCTCACCTTACCAATTTCCATTCTGACAATTATCTCTATCGCGATTGCCCATTTCTTTTGGCAGCGTTACCTCGATCGTAAAGAGGGACATCGTGCAGAAATGTTAGCAGTGAGTGAAATCCAAACTTCAGCACCGCGTTTTTATGCGATTTTACCCTTCACCCCCATTGTTGGCGTACTGGTCTTTGATGGTAAAATAGCACCAGAACTTCATATCATTACGATTATTGTCATTTGTTTACTCTTGGTCGCCCTGATCGATTTTTTAAGAACCTTTAGTGCGAAAAAAGTCTATGAAAACTTAAATGTTGCTTATCAAGGTATGGCGGATGCTTTCTCTGGCGTGGTGATTTTGCTTGTAGCCGCGGGGATTTTTGCACAAGGATTGAGTACTATAGGCTTTATCCATGCCTTAATTGATTCCGTCCAATCAGTCAGTAGTGGTGGTTTTCTCATGATGCTCGCGCTAGCACTTATCACTGCACTAGCCGCAATTACCACTGGTTCAGGCAATGCCCCTTTCTATGCGTTTGTTGAATTAATTCCCAAATTAGCCGCCCATATGGGAATTAACCCGGCTTACTTAACCATTCCAATGTTACAAGCCTCCAATATTGGTCGCAGCCTCTCACCAGTATCTGGTGTGGTTGTGGCAGTATCGGGCATGGCAAAAATCTCCCCATTTGAAGTGGTAAAACGGATTTCAGTACCGATGTTAGTCGGACTCATTGTCGTGATTGTTGCGACAGAAATTATGGTGGTTGCCTAATACTGTCGTTTGACTTATGTCAGTTGTACACATACAATAAAACGTATTTGGTACGCTTTAAACAGCCAATCGGCACAACTGAACAGATTGTTAGCCGTACCATTTCTGTTCGATAAAGAATATTGAACAACCTTATCTCAAAAGCCTGTTTCTTGATACAGGCTTTTTTATTCACCACATGCTTCGAACTGTTTATTCGTTGAAAGGAAAGGAAATGAAATACGAACTTGATAAAACCGATGGCAACGCACGACGTGGTCGTCTTGTGTTTGAACGTCCACAAGGTACCTTTACGGTAGAAACCCCTGCTTTTATGCCGGTAGGTACCTACGGTACGGTAAAAGGCATGACGCCGGAAGAAGTCCGTGCTACGGGGGCAGACATTCTATTAGGTAACACGTTCCATTTATGGTTACGTCCCGGACAAGAGGTAATGCGTAAGCACGGTGATTTACATGACTTTATGCAATGGCATCGTCCAATTCTCACAGACTCGGGCGGTTTCCAAGTGTTCAGCTTAGGCAAATTGCGTAAAATTACGGAAGAAGGGGTAAAATTCCAAAACCCAATTAATGGGGAACGTATTTTCTTGTCACCAGAAAAATCAATGGAAATTCAATATGATCTAGGGTCAGATATCGTGATGATTTTCGACGAATGTACCCCATACCCTGCCACCTTTGATTATGCGAAGAAATCCATGGAAATGTCGTTGCGTTGGGCAAAACGTAGCCGTGATCGTTTTGATGAGCTTGGTAATAAAAATGCATTATTTGGTATCATTCAAGGTGGCGTTTACGAAGAATTACGTAAAGTGTCGGTTGAAGGATTAGTCAACATTGGCTTTGATGGTTATGCGGTCGGCGGTTTAGCCGTCGGTGAACCGAAAGAAGATATGCACCGTATTTTAGAATACGTCTGTCCACAAATTCCCGCTGATAAACCACGTTATTTAATGGGTGTGGGTAAACCAGAAGATTTAGTCGAAGGGGTGCGCCGTGGTATCGATATGTTCGATTGTGTGATGCCAACCCGTAATGCACGTAATGGGCATTTATTTGTCAGCGATGGTATTGTAAAAATCCGTAATGCCAAATACCGTGAGGATACTAGCCCATTAGATCCAGAATGTGACTGTTATACCTGTAAACATTACACTAAGGCGTACTTGTATCACTTAGATAAATGCGGTGAAATTTTAGGCGCAAGATTAAACACAATTCATAACTTACGCTATTATCAGCGCTTAATGGCGCAAATTCGCCAAGCTATTGAAGAAGATCGCTTTGAGGCATTTGTACAGGAATTCTATGCCAAAATGGGCAAACCTGTCCCACCTATGCAGTCTGAAATAAAATCAGATGAAGGCTAAGCCTGAATCCAATCGGATTAAAACATGGGGTAATGAGATAAATTTACCCTATTTTTATACTTGGTTGGCTTTCTTTTGTTCCTTCCCACGTTGATTTTCCAGATTACGCCACATTGTCTAAAAGATAAAAAAGCAAGGATTATCTTTAATTAAATCACCGCCTCATAACTACATTGACATAGATACCAAAAATATCCCCAATTCCTTTCACTTACTTGGATTTTATGGTATTTTTAGCAAGCGATTTTTTCGTCAAATTTATGTTTTAATTTTACTTTTAAGAAGGGAAATAACAAATGGAAGCTCAACAAGGTAGTCCAATGTCAATGTTATTTATTTTCGTGATCTTCGGATTGATTTTCTATTTCATGATCTATCGTCCGCAAGCGAAACGTAATAAAGAACACAAAAAATTAATGTCTGAATTAGCAAAAGGCACGGAAGTCTTAATCGCAGGTGGTTTAATTGGTCGTATTACGAAAGTATCACCAGATAGTGACAGCATTATCATCGCATTAAATGAGACAACCGAAGTCACCATCAACCGTAACTACGTTGTGGCTGTGTTACCAAAAGGCTCATTAAAATCTTAATTTTTCATTCCTAAAAGGGAAAACTATGTTAAATCGTTACCCTCTTTGGAAGAACCTAATGGTGATCCTCGTGATCGCCATTGGCGTTTTATACTCTCTTCCAAATCTTTATGGTGAAGATCCCGCAGTGCAAATTTCTGGCACCCGAGGACAAGAAGCCAATGCTCAAATATTTAGTGAAGTCCAAACTTTATTAAATCAAAACAACTTAGAAACTAAATCGATTATTCTAGAAAATGGCTCTATTCTTGCTCGTTTTCATAATACCGATGATCAATTACTTGCCAAAGATAAACTGTCTGAAAAATTAGGTAATGGCTATTCTGTTGCCTTAAACCTTGCGCCGGCAACACCGAAGTGGCTCACTTCAGTTGGCGCTTATCCGATGAAATGGGGATTAGACTTACGTGGTGGTGTCCGCTTCTTAATGGAAGTGGATATGAAATCGGCTTTACATAAACGTCAAGAACAATTACAAGACAACCTGCGTACCCAATTACGTAAAGAAAAATATCAGTATACGGGGATTAAATCTGCTGAAAATTTCAGTACGCTCGTCACCTTATTAAAACCAGAACAACTGGATGAGGTACAACGTTTTTTACGTAAACAGCATCATAATTTAGAGATTAAAAGCGTTTCAGACAATACCTTAGCGTTAACCCTTTCTGAAGCCGCACTCAATGAATCTCGTGAAAGTGCTATTGAGCAAAACTTGACGATTTTACGTAAACGTGTGTCTGAATTGGGTGTGTCTGAAGCAGTGATTCAACGTCAAGGCGCTGAACGTATTGTGGTTGAGTTACCTGGTGTACAAGATACCGCGCGTGCGAAAGAAATCCTAGGCGCAACCGCGACGTTGGAATTCCGTTTAGTCAATGAAAATGTCAATCTTGATTCGGCAACACGCGGCTTTGTACCAAATGATTCAGAAGTAAAATTGGATCGCAATGGTCGCCCAGTTGTCCTGTATAAACGTGCCGTACTCGGTGGTGAACATATTACTAACGCCAGTTCAGGGCTAGATCAACAAACTTCCCGTCCGCAAGTCAGCGTGACCTTAGACAGTGAAGGTGGCGAGATCATGTCACAAGCTACCCGTTTGAATCTGAAAAAACCGATGGCGACGTTATATGTTGAATATAAAGACAGCGGTAAGAAAGATGAAAATGGCAAAGCGATCTTAGAAAAACACGAGGAAGTCATTAACGTCGCGACGATTCAAGGCCGTTTTGGTAGCCAATTCCAAATTACCGGCATTGATAGCCCTGCAGAAGCGTTAAATCTTGCAGTGTTACTCCGTTCTGGTGCCTTAATTGCCCCCATTCAAATTGTCGAAGAACGCACGATTGGACCCTCACTGGGGGCTGAAAACGTACGCCAAGGTTTAGAGGCCAGTTTCTGGGGCTTACTCGCCGTCATTATTTTCATGACACTTTACTATCGTAAATTTGGTTTGATCGCTAATATTGCGTTGATTGCGAATATTGTTTTAGTGGTTGGTTTAATGTCATTACTGCCGGGCGCCACCTTGTCAATGCCAGGAATTGCTGGGATCGTACTATCCGTTGGGATGTCCATTGATGCTAACGTACTGATCTTTGAACGTATTAAAGAAGAAATCCGTAATGGTAGACCTATTCAGCAAGCCATTCACGAAGGCTATTCTGGCGCATTCACCAGTATTTTTGATGCAAACTTAACCACTATTCTCACCTCCGTGATTCTTTATGCCGTGGGTGCAGGTCCGGTGAAAGGCTTTGCAATTACACTTGCCCTTGGGGTAGGGATTTCCATGTTTACCGCCATTGTCGGCACACGTGCAATCGTCAACTTCTTGTACGGCGGTAAACGTATAAACAAATTGTCAATTTAGCGAGGATATTGTGAGTTTATTTACAGATAAAAAAGATGCGCCTGAATTGAGCAATATTAAACTACCCTATCGCTTAATTCACTTTATGGCTCACCGTAAATGGGGCTATCTACTTTCGATTTTAGTCATTGTTGCGTCACTCTTTTTCATCGTGACCAAAGGCTTTAACTGGGGGCTCGACTTTACCGGTGGAACAGTCATTGACATGAGCTTTTCTCAGCCTGCCGAATTAGATAAAGTTCGCCTCACTCTTGAGCAAAAAGGTATTCAAGGGGCGATTGTACAAAACTCAGGTAGTGTGCGCGATATTATTATTCGTTTACCTGCCGCGATCAGTGATGCCAATATTGGTAACAATATTAAAGAACTGTTTGCTGCGACGGTAGATAAAAATGTCACTGTACACAGTATTGAGTTTGTGGGACCAAACGTAGGTGAAGAATTAACCCAATCTGCGATTTATGCGACCTTAGCGACCTTATTGATGTTATTAGTTTATATCGGTATGCGCTTTGAATGGCGTCTAGCATTAGGGGCGGTTGCTTCATTAGCGCATGATGTGTTGGTAACGCTTGGACTCTTTTCTTTACTGCAAATTGAAATGAACCTCACCTTTGTGGCAGCGATTCTCACTGTGGTAGGTTATTCACTCAATGACAGTATTGTCGTCTTTGACCGTGTACGAGAAAACATCCGTAAAATTAGACGAACAGATGTTTTAGATATTATCAATATATCGCTGTCGCAAACGTTATCAAGAACTTTAATGACCTCCGCGACAACCATTATCGTCGTGGTTTCCTTGTTATTATTCGGTGGACCGAGTATTCACAGTTTTTCCGTTGCGTTATTAATTGGGATTGGTTTTGGTACCTACTCCTCTATTTTCGTGGCAATTGCGCTTGCTTATGACTTAGGCTTGAAACGCGAACACATGTTGCCACCGAAAGTGGATAACGATGCTCTTGATGAACTCCCTTAAGCGAACTTAACTAAGTGCGGTCTGAAATTGAAAAATTTCAGACCGTTTTTTTATTTTGTCTATTTACGGCTATCAAAAGATTAAGGCAAAAAATAAGCGGTGATAAACACCGCTTATGTCGTTCTCAAGTAAAAGTCAATTAAGCATAAACAGGAAGAC
It contains:
- the secD gene encoding protein translocase subunit SecD, whose product is MLNRYPLWKNLMVILVIAIGVLYSLPNLYGEDPAVQISGTRGQEANAQIFSEVQTLLNQNNLETKSIILENGSILARFHNTDDQLLAKDKLSEKLGNGYSVALNLAPATPKWLTSVGAYPMKWGLDLRGGVRFLMEVDMKSALHKRQEQLQDNLRTQLRKEKYQYTGIKSAENFSTLVTLLKPEQLDEVQRFLRKQHHNLEIKSVSDNTLALTLSEAALNESRESAIEQNLTILRKRVSELGVSEAVIQRQGAERIVVELPGVQDTARAKEILGATATLEFRLVNENVNLDSATRGFVPNDSEVKLDRNGRPVVLYKRAVLGGEHITNASSGLDQQTSRPQVSVTLDSEGGEIMSQATRLNLKKPMATLYVEYKDSGKKDENGKAILEKHEEVINVATIQGRFGSQFQITGIDSPAEALNLAVLLRSGALIAPIQIVEERTIGPSLGAENVRQGLEASFWGLLAVIIFMTLYYRKFGLIANIALIANIVLVVGLMSLLPGATLSMPGIAGIVLSVGMSIDANVLIFERIKEEIRNGRPIQQAIHEGYSGAFTSIFDANLTTILTSVILYAVGAGPVKGFAITLALGVGISMFTAIVGTRAIVNFLYGGKRINKLSI
- the queA gene encoding tRNA preQ1(34) S-adenosylmethionine ribosyltransferase-isomerase QueA — its product is MRVSDFYFDLPDELIARYPKPDRTASRLLQLNGENGEITHRTFADILDQIHEGDLLIFNNTRVIPARMFGRKASGGKVEVLVERILSDTRFLAHVRSSKAPKEGAELWLGEDKLGEHHGVKMIMVARHDTLFELEIAQKQTALLDVLQQIGHMPLPPYIDRPDEEADKERYQTVYNKVPGAVAAPTAGLHFDDALLAQLKAKGVNFAFVTLHVGAGTFQPVRVEQIEDHKMHAEYVEVPQEVCDAIIATKQAGKRVIAVGTTSVRSVESAALATEEKGEHALITPYFSDTSIFIYPSKSFRVVDCLITNFHLPESTLIMLVSAFAGYRHTMHAYQSAVENRYRFFSYGDAMFISKNPHVNGLD
- the secF gene encoding protein translocase subunit SecF, which translates into the protein MSLFTDKKDAPELSNIKLPYRLIHFMAHRKWGYLLSILVIVASLFFIVTKGFNWGLDFTGGTVIDMSFSQPAELDKVRLTLEQKGIQGAIVQNSGSVRDIIIRLPAAISDANIGNNIKELFAATVDKNVTVHSIEFVGPNVGEELTQSAIYATLATLLMLLVYIGMRFEWRLALGAVASLAHDVLVTLGLFSLLQIEMNLTFVAAILTVVGYSLNDSIVVFDRVRENIRKIRRTDVLDIINISLSQTLSRTLMTSATTIIVVVSLLLFGGPSIHSFSVALLIGIGFGTYSSIFVAIALAYDLGLKREHMLPPKVDNDALDELP
- the yajC gene encoding preprotein translocase subunit YajC, yielding MEAQQGSPMSMLFIFVIFGLIFYFMIYRPQAKRNKEHKKLMSELAKGTEVLIAGGLIGRITKVSPDSDSIIIALNETTEVTINRNYVVAVLPKGSLKS
- a CDS encoding HAD-IIB family hydrolase, which gives rise to MIFVFDLDGTICFDGKQIPLDIQHALEQLMQKDHQLIFASARPIRDLLPLLNPKLQQAMLIGGNGAITQVNKQITAQQPISSAVFTQIKQWIEEFDLDYLADDLWDYSKRLRQPHSIEHKIDPAKLAQNRPLSAIQHPIKTILLNLTQTQFLFLKQQLTHLEVNLIEHSEENGRFNLDITAKHINKYYTLTTYIGQAKYVAFGNDMNDIELLQHADYSVCVGDFAPLRKLANTHLFANPADIAQKIKQLIG
- the dcuC gene encoding anaerobic C4-dicarboxylate transporter DcuC — its product is MDLIIGLIAVILVGYYIVKGYSATGVLMTVGLLLLLCSVLLDKAILPNSVKSTGSLYLDVFEYVKYLLMNRGGNLGMLIMVLCGFAAYMTHIGANDMVVKLASQPLKYIKSPYLLMIVAYFLACLMSLAVPSATGLGVLLMATLFPIMVNVGISRGAAASICASPAAIILSPTSGDVVLAAEVSKMPLLDFAFHLTLPISILTIISIAIAHFFWQRYLDRKEGHRAEMLAVSEIQTSAPRFYAILPFTPIVGVLVFDGKIAPELHIITIIVICLLLVALIDFLRTFSAKKVYENLNVAYQGMADAFSGVVILLVAAGIFAQGLSTIGFIHALIDSVQSVSSGGFLMMLALALITALAAITTGSGNAPFYAFVELIPKLAAHMGINPAYLTIPMLQASNIGRSLSPVSGVVVAVSGMAKISPFEVVKRISVPMLVGLIVVIVATEIMVVA
- the tgt gene encoding tRNA guanosine(34) transglycosylase Tgt translates to MKYELDKTDGNARRGRLVFERPQGTFTVETPAFMPVGTYGTVKGMTPEEVRATGADILLGNTFHLWLRPGQEVMRKHGDLHDFMQWHRPILTDSGGFQVFSLGKLRKITEEGVKFQNPINGERIFLSPEKSMEIQYDLGSDIVMIFDECTPYPATFDYAKKSMEMSLRWAKRSRDRFDELGNKNALFGIIQGGVYEELRKVSVEGLVNIGFDGYAVGGLAVGEPKEDMHRILEYVCPQIPADKPRYLMGVGKPEDLVEGVRRGIDMFDCVMPTRNARNGHLFVSDGIVKIRNAKYREDTSPLDPECDCYTCKHYTKAYLYHLDKCGEILGARLNTIHNLRYYQRLMAQIRQAIEEDRFEAFVQEFYAKMGKPVPPMQSEIKSDEG